The genomic region aattatttattccaagtttttctaataaataatttttttcttttttttcttgtttTTCGGCTTCttctttatctttttttttcataaggAATTTACTGTTGTCGAACTCGGTCATGAAATTAGGTATACCCATTCCATAtgcaaattttttatttatttttttttttatgtttcgaattttttttttttcatcattgtCTGAATTATAgtgttcattttttttatctttatcGAGGAAATTCTCCAATTTGTTTGCTTCTTTTTTTGCttcgttttttatttctttttttacaGGTTGATTATCACTATTtcttaaattatttgaaaggaatttattagaattatttttgttgtCTTCTCGAAAATCGggtttattaatattaaaatcaGATTCGtctgaaaaaatatgattaattttatttgtatcaatattatttttattagtaCTATTGTTATCATTACTATTTATGTGTTCTTCTTTGGTCATAATTTTAGAGTTTTGTCGATAAGTGCCTATCATTtctcttttattttcattattgttataattttctgagtttattttatcaggTTCTTTATGTGCTTCATCTGAATTAATACTATTTTCGTCCGTTTcaaaattcaaaattttttgtgaattatatttgttaatattatcaaaatcataattattgtttataaaattagaataaccatttatattagtatCAATAATGTTAGTAAAATTTGTCATTTTATTTGCTTCTTTGAAGTTGTCAGATTTTTTTGTATCTTTTTCTATGTCTTTATTAGAATCGTTTGCTGGATTTTCACTTTTCTTAAATTTATCAACATCGTCATTAACTTGCtcattattgtttttttttttattttctatttttgaACGATTATTATATGGGTTTGTTATTTCAGGTgtatttgaaaatttgCTGTTTTCTATATGTTCTCGTTTATATGTGGAGGTACTTGAACTAAATTCATTTCGATTTGTTTTTTCAGCCATAGGGGCAATAATATAAGGATCATCGACCTCGTTTCGCTCGATACATTGAATGGGTTCTGAATCTTCTAAATTAGATGTGAGATTGAGgttttcattttgattATCCATATATGTGCTACTAAGGTCACTAGTTGACTCATTACTATGAAAAATTGAATTTTCATCTTCGTCACATGAATAATTTTCTGGtgtttcatattttttaatgccatttttttcattatgaTTGGTGTAAggcgttttttttttttttttttttttttttatattttcggatagaaaaaatttatgCAAAGCATATTTGATAGGTACAACAGAAGGTTCTTTTggatttttaaaatttgttaaatcCTGTAAGCTTTGAATATTGCTCAAAAtgtgaaataaattatctTGGGAATCATTGGGAGtttgtatattaaaattattagcAACTATTTCTTTTCTTAATTGCATTAACTGTTcagaaataaaatgtgaaaCATGGCCTAGAgatttaatatttctaaatactccattaaatatatattgaagAAACATTAAAGCATATGAACAAAAGATAAGGTTACTAAAATCGTTATCTACATAGTAatctttaaaaatgtttttaatttctaAACTAAATAcatcattatataaaggaaaaaaatataaaggataaataataattttaatggTAAGTTCTAAagcattatatttataaatttcttGTTCACACATATATGTCATATaaggaataaaaataaatatatagttcTTATTATCTGTTTtgattttttctatattttcaattattttaaatacttgttctatttcataaaaatatggacgtaaaaaaaatataatattgtttgATATATTTGCTTTGCTGgatattgtatttatttcatctgtcatgtaaaaaaaaacattatcaattttttcattttttatatcttgttcagttaatattaaattaataataatatgaagtgatttttcaaaaaataatgattttcttccattgtttttttttagtatatataGCAATTGCAATCTTTCTTGATTTCTTAATTTGTCTAgaatcttcatttttttttgttaactttgttttattttaagattaattatatgaatatatttatttctacatatatatatatatatatatcacaaactttttatattaagtATATGTTAGGTTTATAACTccccttttttttaagaatgtgtaatattttttttcatttatttaaaaaaaaaactccATTTTTgagtataatatattatgataaagAAATCGATAGTTCTCTTTAGTAGCTTTATGGAAAGGGGGacttatttgttttttcacTGTGAAATtgtcaaataaaatatgatcaATCTATAGTTGTAAGTATTAATTCAAACATTATTATGTGGTGATTTATAGAGGGAATTGTATTTGTTTGTTATAAAATagttataaaatttgtataattcacaatattttatttagtatAATGTTTTTGAGTGTTATGGGtaattaattaaatgcgggaaataaaaaagagaaatTGTAAGGGTGAAGAATAGCAAAATGAAAATCAAACATGTCACACCAAATTGCGAATTcgtagaaaaaatatatgataaatttattattattaattgcGGAAGATCAAAaagttgaaaaaaataaaaataaaaaaaatgaaaaaaaaaaaaaataaaaaaaatgaaaaaaaaaaaaatgtacgtatttgtgtttttcccaatttaatataattccCGTTTATTAGTATACCTTTTATGTATGCTTATTTTCATTCACTATTTTAagttctattttttttttaattcattttttatgtataattgaataatttcattaagtttatttttaccaAATTTAGtgaattaatttatattgttattaataAGATGATTTGGTTATATACTTATTCCGCATTTcttacacatatataaaaaaaagaaatatcaGGATATACAagattttatataatattattagtagAAATATTGATActgaatattattttaaatcgTTGATTTTCTTATATGATGAAATCAATCTGGGAAGGATATgcctttttcattttatgtTTAACTCAGGTTTTATGGggttaataaataaaaggaaaaaagagagagaaaaaaaaaacaagatGAATAAAATTCAGAAGTTGTCTTTATATTTGTGaactttatatattttaggtattttttgtttttataattttatgcaGAATCATATCTAGTATGGGCATTTGTGTTTGATGATGTTTTGAGAATATTGCATTTTCCATTCCCATCCAagttaattttaaaaaaaataaaataaaataaaataaaataaaataaaataaaataaaataaaataaaataaaataaggGATATATATAGTCACCTAGCtatttatatgtacatgtattattttgaatatatttattaattatgcAGGTATTGGGCAGCTATTATTCCTTGTTCTATTCTGTTTACTATAgagtttatttttttatttactgTTATACATTCATTGTTAAAAACAGAACCATCAAATTCAATTAATCTGGTTGAAGGTACATGTTctcacaaatatattaaaaaataaagaataaaatataattcctaatatatatacatatatattgttttttttctttttttgaattttttagaTGAATATTCAGTTTTTCAAACTAAAATTACAAAAGAATCtacaaattatatgaatgaTATAAAGATCGAGAAAATTAACAAACTATTATATGATAcatctttatatattgattaaatgtttttttggTTGTTacttgttttatatataaagcgtttggaaatatataattatattttggtTATGCCCCCCTCGATTGTTCATgtatgttttaaaaataaaaaattacaataaaaaatgcaacAATAGCTATTCGAAAAAACTGTAGAATCGTTAAAATTAgatatgaaaatttttgaTTCATATGttcttaaaatatacaaataattaaattaggtaaatat from Plasmodium berghei ANKA genome assembly, chromosome: 8 harbors:
- a CDS encoding vacuolar protein sorting-associated protein 33, putative, producing the protein MKILDKLRNQERLQLLYILKKNNGRKSLFFEKSLHIIINLILTEQDIKNEKIDNVFFYMTDEINTISSKANISNNIIFFLRPYFYEIEQVFKIIENIEKIKTDNKNYIFIFIPYMTYMCEQEIYKYNALELTIKIIIYPLYFFPLYNDVFSLEIKNIFKDYYVDNDFSNLIFCSYALMFLQYIFNGVFRNIKSLGHVSHFISEQLMQLRKEIVANNFNIQTPNDSQDNLFHILSNIQSLQDLTNFKNPKEPSVVPIKYALHKFFLSENIKKKKKKKKTPYTNHNEKNGIKKYETPENYSCDEDENSIFHSNESTSDLSSTYMDNQNENLNLTSNLEDSEPIQCIERNEVDDPYIIAPMAEKTNRNEFSSSTSTYKREHIENSKFSNTPEITNPYNNRSKIENKKKNNNEQVNDDVDKFKKSENPANDSNKDIEKDTKKSDNFKEANKMTNFTNIIDTNINGYSNFINNNYDFDNINKYNSQKILNFETDENSINSDEAHKEPDKINSENYNNNENKREMIGTYRQNSKIMTKEEHINSNDNNSTNKNNIDTNKINHIFSDESDFNINKPDFREDNKNNSNKFLSNNLRNSDNQPVKKEIKNEAKKEANKLENFLDKDKKNEHYNSDNDEKKKIRNIKKKINKKFAYGMGIPNFMTEFDNSKFLMKKKDKEEAEKQEKKEKNYLLEKLGINNFLFLLNTCTKIDACIIIDRRIDMVTPFCTPFTYEGLIDHIFCIENLQIEIPRYIIFNNGANKIEAENSKTTTPKGYPSNDLNNKKIRVKLNSSIDVLYNDIKDLNQNEVGIFLHKKASDIQQTYKEKDSLKDIGQINKFMIKFKEKHYEHNSLSRHVNIASYILNEIKTENTFNKLKLEDEIIQLNTNTNKTILSNIVKKIQTLIYTGENIYEIYRLISLFSSITNGFNDASMNELKKDIIEQYGINELTRLNNLHISNILKYQPKQKFIWNTLKNHFNLLSNDENDISYVCNGYAPLSTRLIEYIGVFKNNMQVFPEVFSLINGPTFDIIQNAVGYEHVQVNNNEYFDGSSYKTIESSTETYSHSFSDNTSNITKGSNPPSHIDTDDSNIVEVSMFSYSNDKDSIQSNTSEHIHDINSKKHKKNIILFYVGGISYAEIASIRKLNQTNENYHYLIFTTEIISSKRIFDSMDT
- a CDS encoding phosphatidylinositol N-acetylglucosaminyltransferase subunit P, putative, encoding MKSIWEGYAFFILCLTQVLWESYLVWAFVFDDVLRILHFPFPSKYWAAIIPCSILFTIEFIFLFTVIHSLLKTEPSNSINLVEDEYSVFQTKITKESTNYMNDIKIEKINKLLYDTSLYID